One Leifsonia shinshuensis DNA window includes the following coding sequences:
- a CDS encoding glycosyltransferase: MTGPLGAVRDAVVGRMVLGAAERGMLPRLNELRQSLGLAPVASAEEFARKAPLMLVATAKPFEYATTEWGPDVVMIGASAWEPPAEEPAWLDDITAPIVMVTTSSEFQDDTVLVRTALEAFRDQPVHVIATIPVGVPADLDVPANATVVDYVAHSVVLRRAAVAVTHGGMGATQKALAYGVPVCVVPFGRDQLEVARRVEVSRSGTRLARKKLTPSRLRTAVDQAMGMRAGAERVSRGYAGTGGSRTAADAIEQRLLSLPATADPPRK; this comes from the coding sequence ATGACAGGACCGCTCGGCGCGGTCCGGGACGCCGTCGTCGGCCGGATGGTGCTCGGGGCCGCCGAGCGCGGAATGCTCCCTCGCCTCAACGAGCTGCGTCAGAGTCTCGGGCTCGCCCCGGTCGCATCGGCGGAGGAATTCGCCCGCAAAGCACCGCTCATGCTTGTGGCCACCGCCAAACCGTTCGAGTACGCGACCACCGAGTGGGGACCGGACGTCGTCATGATCGGCGCATCGGCATGGGAGCCGCCGGCAGAAGAACCCGCCTGGCTCGACGACATCACCGCGCCGATCGTGATGGTCACGACATCCTCGGAGTTCCAAGACGACACGGTCCTGGTGCGGACGGCGCTCGAAGCGTTCCGCGACCAGCCCGTCCACGTCATCGCCACCATTCCGGTCGGTGTGCCAGCCGACTTGGATGTCCCCGCCAACGCCACGGTCGTCGACTACGTCGCGCACAGCGTGGTCCTCCGCCGCGCCGCCGTGGCCGTGACGCACGGTGGGATGGGAGCGACGCAGAAGGCACTCGCCTACGGTGTCCCGGTCTGCGTCGTGCCGTTCGGTCGCGACCAGCTGGAAGTCGCCCGGCGCGTGGAGGTCAGCCGATCCGGCACACGGCTGGCACGGAAGAAGCTCACTCCCTCCCGTCTCCGGACCGCGGTCGACCAGGCGATGGGCATGCGCGCGGGAGCAGAGCGGGTCTCCCGCGGGTACGCCGGCACAGGCGGTTCGCGCACGGCGGCCGACGCGATCGAGCAGCGCCTGCTCAGTCTGCCGGCGACAGCGGATCCTCCGCGGAAGTGA
- a CDS encoding anhydro-N-acetylmuramic acid kinase, translating into MRVLGMISGTSHDGIDVAIVDFRTVEGGVTGRIEYATSTPYSARLRTKLIQALPPARVGFDIACELDTEIGQEFAAAAADAIAAHARAGSGPVDLICSHGQTVFHWVENGRALGTLQLGQPAWIAEATGLPVVSDVRAADVAAGGQGAPLVPILDTILLERFTAAGTRAGALNLGGISNVTVIAPGADPVAWDIGPANALIDAVVTASAETPDTFDRDGALAAAGTVDDVLLESLLAEPYYSLLAPKSSGKELFHLDHVHGHLAATGLRPALTDLVATLTELTARTVADAIRAAGVNVLVISGGGVRNPVLVRRITELLPAVDVQASDRIGVPADDKEAVAFALIGWATAHGLPSNVPSCTGASGDRVIGRLTPAPDGSLPEADALDGWPRVTFQGAAGEVVA; encoded by the coding sequence ATGCGCGTCCTCGGCATGATCTCCGGCACCTCCCACGACGGGATCGACGTGGCCATCGTCGACTTCCGAACCGTCGAGGGCGGCGTCACCGGCCGGATCGAATACGCCACCTCCACCCCGTACAGTGCGCGGCTGCGGACGAAACTGATCCAGGCGTTGCCGCCGGCGCGGGTGGGATTCGACATCGCCTGCGAACTCGACACCGAGATCGGGCAGGAGTTCGCCGCCGCAGCGGCGGACGCCATCGCGGCCCACGCGCGGGCGGGCTCCGGACCGGTCGACCTCATCTGCTCGCACGGCCAGACCGTGTTCCACTGGGTCGAGAACGGGCGCGCGCTGGGCACCCTCCAGCTCGGGCAGCCTGCCTGGATCGCGGAGGCCACCGGCCTCCCGGTCGTCTCCGACGTCCGCGCCGCCGACGTCGCCGCGGGCGGTCAAGGCGCACCGCTGGTCCCGATCCTGGACACGATCCTGCTGGAGCGGTTCACCGCCGCCGGCACACGAGCGGGAGCGCTGAACCTCGGCGGCATCTCCAACGTCACGGTCATCGCGCCAGGAGCCGATCCGGTCGCCTGGGACATCGGCCCGGCGAACGCTCTCATCGACGCCGTCGTCACCGCGTCTGCGGAGACACCGGACACCTTCGACCGGGACGGCGCGCTCGCAGCCGCAGGAACGGTGGACGACGTGCTGCTGGAGAGCCTCCTCGCCGAGCCGTACTACAGCCTCCTGGCTCCGAAGAGCTCCGGCAAAGAGCTGTTCCACCTCGACCACGTACACGGCCACCTCGCGGCGACCGGCCTCCGACCGGCACTGACCGACCTGGTCGCCACGCTCACCGAACTGACCGCGCGAACCGTCGCGGACGCGATCCGGGCGGCCGGAGTGAACGTCCTGGTCATCTCCGGCGGCGGGGTGCGCAACCCCGTCCTGGTGCGCCGCATCACCGAGCTGCTCCCGGCCGTGGACGTGCAGGCCAGCGACCGGATCGGGGTCCCCGCCGACGACAAGGAGGCCGTCGCCTTCGCCCTCATCGGGTGGGCCACAGCGCACGGTCTGCCGTCCAACGTCCCCAGCTGCACCGGCGCGTCGGGCGACCGGGTCATCGGGCGGCTCACACCGGCGCCGGACGGCAGCCTCCCCGAAGCGGACGCCCTCGACGGCTGGCCGCGGGTGACCTTCCAGGGCGCGGCGGGCGAGGTCGTCGCATGA
- a CDS encoding ABC transporter substrate-binding protein produces the protein MKVNRFSRSAIVAGAAVAAASMLLAGCTGTSSSPTASANPNATLVFGITADPTQTIPWTITSEQSVQVLQQVYSPLLTTDKNDAPVANLADLPKVSSDGLTYTFTLKSGLKFSNGSALDSTDVKYTYEKIMDPASKASSRSYFASVASIDAPSPTSVVVHLKKPDASFPSGLTAVNTGIVPSDVPLDSLQTNPVGSGPYKWVSRVANESISLERNTDFFAGKPGAAKLEFRIIPDEQSMVSALKTGSVSIAVFDNPVTAKTATSAKTKTEQANSLQYHVLQLRAASPVLANVNSRLAIQCAISRQDVIDTAALGSGDVTGPITSPQYRSDPNAQPCAKQDLNKAKDYLKKAGTPNGFTLNVMTSQGLYSTAVDEAQNVQAQLGKVGIKVNVQSLDSNAYVQKWLAGDFDAAIAQNSGSADPNTMYARYFTSTGTYNKVAGYSSPELDKLFADGIATTDVAQRKSIYTDVTKQLVDNAAWVWLFTPKEYIVHSSGMSGLETRYDADMSQLWKATLS, from the coding sequence ATGAAGGTCAACCGCTTCAGCCGCTCGGCGATCGTCGCCGGCGCCGCGGTTGCCGCCGCATCCATGCTGCTCGCAGGATGTACAGGCACCAGCAGTTCCCCCACCGCGTCGGCCAACCCGAACGCGACCCTCGTCTTCGGCATCACGGCCGACCCCACCCAGACGATCCCCTGGACGATCACGTCCGAGCAGTCCGTCCAGGTGCTCCAGCAGGTCTACAGCCCGCTCCTGACGACCGACAAGAACGACGCTCCGGTCGCGAACCTCGCCGATCTGCCGAAGGTGTCGTCGGACGGCCTGACCTACACGTTCACGCTCAAGAGCGGACTGAAGTTCAGCAACGGCTCCGCACTCGACTCGACGGACGTGAAGTATACCTACGAGAAGATCATGGACCCGGCGTCGAAGGCGAGCTCGCGGTCGTACTTCGCCTCCGTGGCCTCCATCGACGCACCGTCGCCGACCTCGGTGGTCGTGCACCTGAAGAAGCCGGACGCGTCGTTCCCGTCGGGGCTGACCGCGGTGAACACCGGCATCGTGCCCTCCGACGTCCCGCTGGACAGCCTGCAGACCAACCCGGTCGGCTCCGGCCCGTACAAGTGGGTCTCCCGCGTCGCGAACGAGTCGATCTCGCTCGAGCGGAACACGGACTTCTTCGCAGGCAAGCCCGGCGCCGCCAAGCTCGAGTTCCGGATCATCCCGGACGAGCAGTCGATGGTGTCCGCGCTGAAGACCGGCTCTGTCAGCATCGCCGTCTTCGACAACCCGGTCACCGCCAAGACCGCCACGTCCGCCAAGACCAAGACCGAGCAGGCCAACTCGCTGCAGTACCACGTGCTGCAGCTGCGAGCGGCCTCCCCGGTCCTGGCGAACGTGAACTCCCGGCTGGCGATCCAGTGCGCGATCTCCCGTCAGGATGTCATCGACACCGCCGCCCTCGGCTCGGGTGACGTGACCGGTCCGATCACCTCCCCGCAGTACCGTTCGGACCCGAACGCGCAGCCCTGCGCCAAGCAGGACCTGAACAAGGCGAAGGACTACCTGAAGAAGGCCGGCACCCCCAACGGCTTCACCCTCAACGTGATGACGTCGCAGGGCCTCTACTCCACCGCGGTGGACGAGGCGCAGAACGTGCAGGCTCAGCTCGGCAAGGTCGGGATCAAGGTCAACGTGCAGTCGCTGGACTCGAACGCCTATGTCCAGAAGTGGCTCGCCGGCGACTTCGACGCGGCCATCGCGCAGAACTCGGGCAGCGCCGACCCGAACACCATGTACGCCCGCTACTTCACGTCGACCGGCACGTACAACAAGGTCGCCGGCTACAGCTCGCCGGAGCTCGACAAGCTGTTCGCCGACGGCATCGCCACCACCGATGTCGCCCAGCGCAAGTCCATCTACACGGATGTGACGAAGCAGCTCGTGGACAACGCCGCGTGGGTCTGGCTGTTCACCCCGAAGGAGTACATCGTCCACAGCTCCGGCATGAGCGGCCTCGAGACGCGTTACGACGCCGACATGAGCCAGCTGTGGAAGGCGACCCTCTCCTGA
- a CDS encoding serine hydrolase domain-containing protein: protein MSVIATYADRLLQLGGAGAHPAGGIVGVRTGADVEVRTAGWAVLPGSGVAPVPMRRGQLIDLASVTKVAATTAMAMRLVADRRLDLSARVGSFLPAFAGGAKDDVSVYQLLTHTAGLRPWWPLYLETTDRDEAILRAQELPLASAPGTAWRYSDLGLLLAGAVVEEVTGETLRDAYRTLIADPLRLTSGYGPVPSETAATSADSDAYEFRMVVTGTPYPVPFTAGRFTGWRNTPVRGEANDGNAAHALGGASGHAGLFSTVDDLLTLGAALRGGEFVPEDVLARFSEPNPIRPDQAVGFRRSTLDVAGDRVTLLGHGGFTGTWFGFGLDHDVVVAGGAMRLCGTVGAIPDDGTSPQLPELVTVDAIQRVLLDAAAATLHGRHSFTTTQAEER, encoded by the coding sequence ATGAGTGTCATCGCCACGTACGCCGACCGGCTGCTCCAGCTGGGCGGCGCCGGTGCGCACCCCGCCGGCGGCATCGTCGGTGTGCGAACCGGGGCCGACGTCGAGGTACGCACAGCCGGCTGGGCGGTGCTGCCCGGCTCCGGCGTCGCGCCGGTGCCCATGCGACGCGGGCAGCTGATCGACCTGGCCTCGGTCACGAAGGTCGCCGCGACGACCGCGATGGCGATGCGGCTTGTCGCCGACCGCCGCCTCGACCTGAGCGCCCGCGTCGGCAGCTTCCTGCCGGCGTTCGCGGGCGGCGCCAAGGACGACGTCAGCGTGTACCAGCTGCTCACGCACACGGCCGGGCTGCGCCCGTGGTGGCCGCTCTACCTGGAGACCACGGACCGCGACGAGGCGATCCTGCGTGCGCAGGAGCTCCCGCTCGCCTCCGCACCGGGAACGGCCTGGCGCTACTCCGACCTGGGGCTCCTGCTCGCCGGCGCCGTCGTCGAGGAGGTCACCGGTGAGACGCTCCGGGACGCGTATCGGACGCTGATCGCCGACCCGCTCCGGCTCACCAGCGGCTACGGGCCCGTGCCGTCGGAGACCGCGGCGACCAGCGCGGACAGCGACGCGTACGAGTTCCGGATGGTCGTCACCGGCACTCCGTACCCGGTCCCGTTCACCGCCGGCCGGTTCACCGGCTGGCGCAACACGCCCGTGCGCGGCGAGGCCAATGACGGAAACGCCGCCCACGCTCTGGGAGGCGCGTCCGGCCATGCCGGCCTGTTCTCCACCGTCGACGACCTCCTCACGCTGGGGGCGGCGCTGCGCGGCGGCGAGTTCGTCCCCGAGGACGTCCTCGCCCGGTTCAGCGAGCCGAACCCGATCCGCCCCGACCAGGCTGTCGGATTCCGCCGAAGCACCCTCGACGTCGCCGGAGACCGCGTGACCCTGCTCGGCCACGGCGGATTCACCGGGACGTGGTTCGGGTTCGGCCTCGACCACGACGTCGTCGTCGCCGGCGGTGCGATGAGACTCTGCGGAACCGTCGGCGCGATCCCGGACGACGGGACGTCGCCGCAGCTGCCCGAACTCGTCACCGTCGACGCCATCCAACGCGTCCTGCTCGACGCCGCTGCCGCGACCCTCCACGGACGGCACTCCTTCACCACGACACAGGCTGAGGAACGATGA
- the murQ gene encoding N-acetylmuramic acid 6-phosphate etherase has product MATNSPDAELDELMTEAVADNEMMLDELSVAELVTLMNNRDARIPGAVRDALPTIIEAIDATSERMRAGGRLIYVGAGTSGRLGVLDASEIPPTFGTDGDVVLGIIAGGPTALVSSIESAEDSEETGRSDLEQVDPGPLDTIVGIASSGRTPYVLGALRLGNQRGSLTVGLSCNLDAPISEVAQHGIEIAVGPEVVTGSTRLGAGTATKLVLNMFSTISMIKLGKTYKTLMVDVKATNAKLVRRAVRIVTLATGVDDAAARTALDAADWNAKLAIATVVTGMSVDDARTALSAAAGVLRTVVETAPRAGQL; this is encoded by the coding sequence ATGGCTACCAACTCACCAGACGCCGAACTCGACGAGTTGATGACCGAGGCGGTCGCCGACAACGAGATGATGCTCGACGAGCTCAGCGTCGCCGAACTGGTCACCCTGATGAACAACCGGGACGCCCGCATCCCCGGCGCCGTCCGCGACGCCCTCCCCACGATCATCGAAGCGATCGACGCGACGTCGGAGCGGATGCGTGCCGGCGGGCGTCTCATCTACGTCGGCGCCGGCACGAGCGGTCGGCTCGGGGTCCTCGACGCCTCGGAGATCCCGCCGACCTTCGGGACCGACGGCGATGTCGTCCTCGGGATCATCGCCGGCGGGCCGACCGCGCTCGTCAGCTCGATCGAGTCCGCCGAGGACAGCGAGGAGACCGGCCGGTCGGACCTCGAACAGGTGGACCCGGGCCCGCTCGACACGATCGTCGGAATCGCCTCCAGCGGCAGGACCCCCTATGTTCTCGGCGCCCTGCGGCTCGGCAACCAGCGCGGCTCCCTCACGGTCGGCCTCTCCTGCAACCTGGACGCGCCGATCTCCGAGGTCGCCCAGCACGGCATCGAGATCGCGGTCGGGCCCGAAGTCGTGACCGGATCCACGCGACTGGGCGCGGGGACAGCCACCAAACTGGTGCTGAACATGTTCTCCACGATCAGCATGATCAAGCTCGGGAAGACCTACAAGACGCTCATGGTCGATGTGAAGGCGACGAATGCGAAACTCGTACGCCGCGCCGTCCGCATCGTGACCCTCGCGACCGGCGTCGACGACGCCGCCGCGCGCACCGCACTCGATGCGGCCGACTGGAACGCCAAGCTCGCCATCGCCACGGTCGTCACCGGGATGAGCGTCGACGACGCGCGCACCGCATTGTCCGCCGCCGCCGGGGTGCTCCGGACGGTCGTGGAGACCGCACCACGCGCAGGGCAGCTCTGA
- a CDS encoding TetR/AcrR family transcriptional regulator has product MKSEPVRPYRMVARAESAAATAERIMDAYAELFTQRPSDQIGLDQVAALAGVTVQTVLRRFGSKEKLFAATTKREAGRVRDDRFTVTPGDVAGAVANLIDHYEEMGDLVMRMLGEEERVPAIKEITDNGRRLHRDWCEKVFAPFLPPAGSDTGDRRRAQFVAICDVYTWKLLRRDSALSRRRTEAAIVEMLAPFTKEPL; this is encoded by the coding sequence ATGAAATCCGAGCCGGTGCGCCCTTACCGTATGGTCGCGCGGGCGGAGTCCGCCGCCGCGACGGCCGAACGGATCATGGACGCCTACGCTGAGCTGTTCACCCAGCGTCCCTCGGACCAGATCGGGCTCGATCAGGTCGCCGCCCTGGCCGGCGTGACGGTCCAGACCGTCCTGCGGAGGTTCGGCAGCAAGGAGAAGCTCTTCGCTGCGACCACCAAGCGGGAGGCGGGGCGGGTTCGCGACGATCGATTCACCGTCACGCCGGGCGATGTGGCCGGCGCGGTCGCGAACCTCATCGACCACTACGAGGAGATGGGCGACCTGGTGATGCGCATGCTCGGCGAGGAAGAGCGAGTCCCCGCCATCAAGGAGATAACGGACAACGGCCGACGCCTGCACCGTGACTGGTGCGAAAAGGTGTTCGCCCCGTTCTTGCCACCCGCAGGAAGCGATACCGGTGATCGGCGTCGCGCACAGTTCGTAGCTATTTGCGACGTTTACACCTGGAAACTCCTGCGCCGCGACAGTGCTTTGAGCCGTCGCCGCACAGAGGCGGCCATCGTCGAGATGCTCGCACCGTTCACGAAGGAACCGCTCTGA
- a CDS encoding MurR/RpiR family transcriptional regulator — MTEDILVRLRQALPGLRRSEQRIAEVALAEPATVAGLSITELAARCGTSTATVARFCRNVGFDGYKSFCLALARAAVDESGRRYHFGVSEGDIDPADSTRDVVRKLAFQEARAVEETAEALDLDEVDRVVDAIIEAPFIDVYGSASSGLAAQDLGQKLRRIGLFANAWTDAHLALTSAAVLRPGLVAIAFSHSGETEEALSAIETAKRAGAFTVAITNFPDSPLAQLSDAVLTTVSRETRFRYGAMSSRMAQLMIVDVIFMGVAQRRPEDVTASLAATLAAVEGRRRPRRNGS, encoded by the coding sequence ATGACCGAGGACATCTTGGTGCGGCTGCGCCAGGCGCTTCCGGGATTGCGGCGCAGCGAGCAGAGGATCGCCGAGGTCGCACTCGCCGAGCCTGCCACGGTCGCCGGCCTGAGCATCACCGAGCTCGCCGCCCGGTGCGGAACCTCCACCGCGACGGTCGCCCGGTTCTGCCGCAACGTCGGATTCGACGGGTACAAGAGCTTCTGCCTCGCCCTGGCTCGGGCCGCCGTCGACGAGAGCGGCCGCCGCTATCACTTCGGCGTATCCGAGGGCGACATCGACCCCGCCGACTCCACGCGCGATGTCGTGCGCAAGCTCGCCTTCCAGGAGGCGCGGGCCGTGGAGGAGACGGCGGAGGCCCTGGACCTGGATGAGGTCGACCGCGTCGTGGACGCGATCATCGAGGCGCCGTTCATCGACGTCTACGGCTCCGCCTCCAGCGGCCTGGCCGCCCAGGACCTCGGCCAGAAGCTCCGGCGCATCGGCTTGTTCGCCAACGCCTGGACGGACGCCCACCTCGCCCTGACCAGTGCGGCCGTGCTGCGCCCCGGCCTGGTCGCGATCGCATTCTCGCACTCCGGCGAGACCGAGGAAGCGCTGTCGGCGATCGAGACGGCCAAACGCGCGGGAGCGTTCACGGTGGCGATCACGAACTTCCCGGACTCCCCGCTTGCCCAGCTCTCCGACGCGGTGCTGACGACCGTGTCCCGCGAGACCCGCTTCCGCTACGGGGCGATGTCGAGCCGGATGGCGCAGCTGATGATCGTGGACGTGATCTTCATGGGCGTGGCCCAGCGCCGCCCGGAGGACGTGACCGCATCGCTGGCCGCCACGCTCGCGGCGGTCGAGGGACGCCGTCGCCCGCGACGCAACGGCAGCTGA
- a CDS encoding ABC transporter permease, with product MRILRHPVTRRIGEALLTLLGVSILTFIVLRVVPGNQITAAYGTAAGDLSQEQIRQLEAYYGLDKPLIVQYFDWLGGVLTGNLGINTTSHQTVAAMTAQALPNTIELAIFSIIIGLVLGVPGGVFAANRPGKVGDNVTQFGSLLALSIPSFLLATVLATWLANSFGWYPNGEGYKTFLQDPALNLQQMLLPSLVLGISIAPPVLQTTRTAILSIRAEDYIRTARAKGVPERRLRVRHILRNALIPVVTMTGLQFGFLLGGALVAEQIFAIPGIGRQVLLGLTQKEYAVVQSTVLIIATLFVLVNLLTDIVYRIVDPKVRVQ from the coding sequence ATGCGCATCCTCCGCCACCCCGTCACCCGACGCATCGGCGAAGCACTCCTGACCCTCCTCGGAGTGTCCATCCTCACCTTCATCGTCCTGCGGGTCGTCCCCGGCAATCAGATCACGGCCGCGTACGGCACCGCAGCAGGCGACCTCAGCCAGGAGCAGATCCGGCAGCTCGAGGCGTACTACGGCCTGGACAAGCCGCTCATCGTCCAGTACTTCGACTGGCTCGGCGGCGTGCTCACCGGCAACCTCGGAATCAACACCACCTCGCACCAGACGGTGGCGGCGATGACCGCTCAGGCGCTTCCGAACACCATCGAGCTGGCGATCTTCTCGATCATCATCGGTCTCGTCCTCGGCGTCCCCGGCGGAGTCTTCGCCGCCAACCGGCCCGGCAAGGTCGGCGACAACGTCACCCAGTTCGGGAGCCTCCTGGCGCTGTCCATCCCGTCCTTCCTCCTGGCCACCGTGCTGGCGACCTGGCTGGCCAACTCCTTCGGCTGGTACCCCAACGGCGAGGGCTACAAAACGTTCCTGCAGGACCCGGCGCTGAATCTGCAGCAGATGCTCCTCCCATCGCTGGTCCTCGGAATCAGCATCGCGCCGCCCGTGCTGCAGACCACCCGCACGGCGATCCTCTCGATCCGCGCCGAAGACTACATCCGCACCGCCCGCGCGAAGGGCGTCCCCGAGCGGCGGCTCCGGGTGCGGCACATCCTGCGCAACGCCCTGATCCCGGTGGTCACCATGACCGGCCTGCAGTTCGGATTCCTCCTCGGCGGCGCCCTCGTCGCCGAACAGATCTTCGCCATCCCCGGGATCGGACGCCAGGTCCTGCTCGGGCTCACCCAGAAGGAGTACGCCGTGGTGCAGAGCACCGTGCTCATCATCGCGACCCTGTTCGTGCTGGTGAACCTCCTCACCGACATCGTCTACCGGATCGTCGACCCGAAGGTGCGTGTGCAATGA
- a CDS encoding ABC transporter permease, translating into MSAATEMSNVPDVALDSSRRSHAWRAAFRSVSGVAGIILMGIVIVLALMAAFGLTPYNPAHQDVTQALQAPSGTHWFGTDQFGRDTFSRVASGLANSLLIAIVSVAAAAVVGTLLGVLAGFYLGVTDRLVGILTNVLFAFPSLLLALALAATLQRSWFTVAIAIAIVYMPIFARVARGPVLSLRSADYVLASTAIGRKRFSTLFEHVVPNMRGILVVQVTLSLSWAILTEAALSFLGFGTPPPAASLGGMVYEAQALTSVAPWMLLFPGAALICAVIGLNLLGDSLRAALDPKTGGR; encoded by the coding sequence ATGAGCGCCGCTACCGAGATGAGCAACGTCCCCGACGTCGCCCTGGACTCCAGCCGCCGTTCCCACGCATGGCGTGCCGCGTTCCGCTCTGTCTCCGGCGTCGCCGGAATCATCCTGATGGGGATCGTCATCGTCCTCGCGCTGATGGCCGCGTTCGGGCTCACGCCGTACAACCCAGCCCACCAAGATGTCACGCAGGCGCTGCAGGCGCCCAGCGGCACACACTGGTTCGGCACGGACCAGTTCGGACGCGACACCTTCTCCCGCGTCGCCTCCGGCCTGGCCAACTCCCTCCTGATCGCGATCGTCTCCGTCGCCGCGGCCGCCGTCGTTGGCACGCTGCTCGGGGTCCTCGCCGGGTTCTACCTCGGCGTGACCGACCGGCTGGTGGGCATCCTCACCAACGTGCTGTTCGCGTTCCCGTCGCTGCTCCTGGCCCTGGCGCTGGCGGCGACCCTGCAGCGCAGCTGGTTCACCGTCGCGATCGCGATCGCGATCGTCTACATGCCGATCTTCGCCCGCGTCGCCCGTGGCCCGGTGCTCTCGCTGCGGTCCGCCGACTACGTGTTGGCATCGACCGCGATCGGCCGCAAGCGCTTCTCGACCCTGTTCGAGCACGTCGTGCCGAACATGCGCGGCATCCTCGTGGTCCAGGTCACCCTTTCGCTGTCCTGGGCGATCCTGACGGAGGCGGCGCTGAGCTTCCTCGGGTTCGGCACACCGCCGCCGGCGGCATCCCTGGGAGGCATGGTCTACGAGGCGCAGGCGCTCACCAGCGTCGCACCGTGGATGCTGCTCTTCCCCGGCGCCGCGCTGATCTGCGCCGTCATCGGCCTCAACCTGCTGGGCGACAGCCTGCGCGCCGCTCTCGACCCCAAGACCGGAGGCCGCTGA
- a CDS encoding response regulator transcription factor yields MYDSIPDPRGSIHRFATVEWNPAELTAREVQVIRYLTTGMTAFAIGSRLGISASTVRKHLEHAYGKLQCHDKVSAINRAREGGLIP; encoded by the coding sequence ATGTACGACTCAATCCCCGACCCACGAGGATCGATACACCGCTTCGCGACGGTCGAATGGAATCCGGCGGAACTGACCGCTCGCGAGGTCCAGGTGATCCGCTATCTGACGACGGGTATGACCGCCTTCGCCATCGGCTCGCGCCTCGGCATCTCAGCGTCCACCGTCCGCAAACACCTCGAGCACGCATACGGCAAATTGCAATGCCACGACAAGGTGTCCGCCATCAACAGAGCACGTGAGGGCGGCCTGATCCCTTAG
- a CDS encoding GNAT family N-acetyltransferase, whose product MPAIRHATAADAAAFTQVFLDCWRVSYSQIMPEALIERMTPERALSLWQDALGAGDDTYLAVEDADGGVAGFIGFRLAGPHTGYVSSLYVSPYAQGGGYGRTLLASAEQGLRDLGARDATLWVFEQNAPSRAFYEKAGWRLDGTRETLAEWGEPQVGMAREL is encoded by the coding sequence ATGCCCGCGATCCGACACGCCACCGCGGCCGACGCCGCGGCATTCACGCAGGTGTTCCTGGACTGCTGGCGGGTCAGTTACAGCCAGATCATGCCCGAGGCGCTGATCGAGCGGATGACGCCGGAGCGTGCGCTCTCCCTGTGGCAGGACGCGCTCGGCGCCGGCGACGACACCTACCTGGCGGTGGAGGACGCCGACGGCGGTGTCGCCGGATTCATCGGGTTCCGGCTCGCCGGCCCGCACACCGGTTACGTCAGCTCCCTGTATGTCTCCCCGTATGCGCAGGGCGGCGGGTACGGGCGAACGCTGCTCGCCAGCGCCGAACAGGGATTGCGCGACCTCGGCGCACGCGACGCCACACTGTGGGTGTTCGAGCAGAACGCGCCATCGCGGGCCTTCTACGAGAAGGCCGGCTGGCGGCTCGACGGCACCAGGGAGACGCTCGCCGAATGGGGCGAGCCCCAGGTCGGGATGGCGCGGGAGCTGTGA